A genome region from Chryseobacterium sp. G0186 includes the following:
- a CDS encoding YkvA family protein, giving the protein MKYSKLNLAKEAINHKGFIKKIPDIFRMVKMWRKGAYPMKSIDIILPLLGILYVISPIDLLPEFAIPVLGVMDDLAVLSLTIPKLIKEVDKFLLWEAEQKYSGTQVIDAEILK; this is encoded by the coding sequence ATGAAATATTCAAAATTAAATCTTGCAAAAGAAGCTATCAATCACAAGGGCTTTATAAAAAAGATCCCTGATATTTTCAGAATGGTAAAAATGTGGAGAAAAGGAGCCTATCCTATGAAATCTATCGACATTATTCTTCCTCTGTTAGGAATTTTATATGTGATCTCTCCTATTGACCTTCTTCCTGAATTTGCCATACCGGTACTTGGAGTAATGGATGATTTGGCAGTATTGTCACTTACCATTCCTAAACTCATCAAAGAGGTTGACAAATTTTTGCTTTGGGAAGCTGAACAAAAATATAGTGGTACCCAAGTCATTGATGCTGAAATATTAAAATAA
- the pyrF gene encoding orotidine-5'-phosphate decarboxylase, which translates to MESKKEFFLECYKLGIIKFGRFTLKSGIESPFYVDLRPLASDPKILKNLANYLLEMLPLDNFDLICGVPYAALPMATAMSLESYIPLIIKRKEAKSYGTKKLIEGIYQKGQNCLLVEDVITSGKSLVETIAEVEQEDLKVADIVVVLDREQGGKQLLESKGYRVHTLFNISEVCGILQETGELSDDEVKRIQDFLQGNHIQFEEETRASYEQKLSNTQHSVSKKLLETALAKKSNLIASADVTTTQELLELAEKVGPHIIALKTHIDIISDFEYEKTITPLKEIAAKHQFLLMEDRKFADIGNTQELQFTSGVFKITDWADFVTSQVIGGFESLDCFHNVGVVAIVGMSSKGALTTSSYREEALKVALSHPNVIGGVSQNKIPEDLLLFTPGVNLADSGDGKGQQYNTPEHVFKTLHTDFIIVGRGIYKSNDPEASAVTYKTEGWNAYINSLQKQG; encoded by the coding sequence ATGGAAAGTAAAAAAGAATTCTTCTTGGAGTGCTACAAACTAGGGATCATTAAATTCGGAAGATTTACCTTGAAAAGTGGTATTGAAAGTCCGTTTTATGTAGACTTGAGACCTTTAGCCTCAGATCCTAAAATCTTAAAAAATCTTGCTAATTATTTACTGGAAATGCTTCCGTTGGATAATTTTGATTTAATCTGTGGAGTTCCTTATGCTGCTCTTCCTATGGCTACAGCGATGTCACTGGAAAGCTATATTCCATTAATTATTAAAAGAAAAGAAGCGAAAAGCTACGGTACAAAGAAGCTGATCGAGGGAATTTACCAGAAAGGACAAAACTGTCTTTTGGTAGAAGATGTCATCACATCCGGAAAATCTCTTGTAGAAACTATTGCTGAAGTAGAACAGGAAGACCTTAAGGTAGCAGACATTGTGGTTGTGCTGGACAGAGAGCAAGGTGGAAAGCAGTTACTGGAAAGTAAAGGCTACAGAGTACATACCCTTTTCAATATTTCTGAAGTATGTGGAATTCTTCAGGAAACGGGTGAGTTATCTGATGATGAAGTGAAGAGAATCCAGGATTTCCTGCAAGGGAATCACATTCAGTTTGAAGAAGAAACAAGAGCTTCTTATGAACAAAAACTAAGTAATACCCAACATTCTGTATCAAAAAAGTTACTGGAAACAGCCTTGGCAAAAAAATCTAATCTGATTGCTTCTGCAGATGTTACCACAACTCAGGAATTATTAGAATTGGCTGAGAAAGTAGGTCCTCACATTATTGCCTTAAAGACGCACATTGATATCATTTCTGATTTTGAGTACGAAAAAACGATCACTCCGCTAAAGGAAATCGCTGCTAAACATCAGTTTTTATTAATGGAAGACAGAAAATTTGCAGACATCGGAAACACTCAGGAATTACAGTTTACAAGCGGAGTCTTTAAGATTACAGATTGGGCAGATTTTGTAACCTCTCAGGTAATCGGAGGTTTTGAATCGTTAGATTGCTTCCATAACGTAGGAGTGGTAGCCATTGTTGGAATGTCTTCCAAAGGTGCTTTAACTACCAGCAGCTATCGTGAAGAAGCATTAAAGGTTGCTTTATCTCATCCCAATGTTATTGGTGGAGTATCACAGAATAAAATTCCGGAAGATCTTTTATTATTTACACCTGGAGTAAATCTTGCAGATTCAGGAGATGGAAAGGGACAGCAATACAATACACCGGAGCATGTTTTCAAAACCCTACACACAGATTTTATTATTGTAGGAAGAGGAATCTATAAATCTAATGATCCGGAAGCATCTGCAGTTACCTATAAAACTGAGGGTTGGAATGCCTATATTAATTCTTTGCAAAAACAGGGTTAA
- a CDS encoding aminopeptidase, which translates to MKKISICLILFWGVVQVSAQKDSIYIEAKLSPDRRSLEVNQEIVYYNHSDKDLHTVKLLNWVSAYNKRGTSLVYRKLEDRNSDLHFAKNEELGKLLELNIKNSENQEIPVNTISDENFFLPLNKALKPGESITLQLQYKMLLPDKRFTGYGTSVQNTALKYFFIVPDHFDPDNISQRNYHDIEEPVSFNTYWTVNFDIPVNNFIEGNLPQIQMNSFKGYLDSDPEFLISQGAYPTINVSVDGSNTEIKFGYNLKPEEKQNLEFYLPLHLKFLKEKIGILPESIFISDKFRAKEDFFGNNDITFWKFRFQLFTDAEKTDLDYFGIVTKKILDENIIADKQKDHWFKNGLKSYIEIQYLKKFYKDTKLLGTLPETKLFGLKPLKLFHASKVKLLDRYGLAYQYIMLQNLDQKIDEDFGVLSNFNDTAISSFETGSLFNFSADKLGEYTFNDLVKNYISQNSGKKINPEDFLKDLSKKDKTTDYLTGFFKQKNRVNFKLKHIKKENDSLQIKIAKNTDVPIPVKMETETREGEKKAYWIETAENERIKDFPLPASDNIYKITLNNGYIFPESNYRDNFLYAKGIFSNTKKIKLKLIKDIPNPEYNEIYISPRVRFNNTYDKFLLGVNLKNQSFFDQKFLYSFTPTYSTGTGKLTGSGAVSYSFLPAESIFRSLTFGVSGSYFHYDYNLAYRKGSAFSTISFRKNPRSTVSRSLGFSYNYFERDLSPVMIANDDYKKYNLWSVGYGYSDNQMIHEKSLSLSAQGMEDFNKITAEGFYRWEFAPKQKLSLRLFAGYFLRNDTRNNLFDYGISRVSNYTFSYNLLGESASSGLLSQQFILADGGFKSFIPGTVNQWITSANVDSSVWKIFHVYADAGIYKNKDMPAKFIWDTGVKVRIIPDFLEVYFPIQSSLGFEPAFKDYAKRIRYTLILNLGSIINAARRGWY; encoded by the coding sequence TTGAAAAAGATCAGCATTTGCCTTATTTTGTTTTGGGGAGTTGTACAGGTTTCTGCACAGAAAGACAGTATTTATATTGAAGCTAAATTGTCTCCTGACAGAAGATCCTTGGAGGTCAATCAGGAAATTGTTTATTATAATCATTCTGACAAAGACCTGCATACCGTAAAACTTCTGAACTGGGTTTCCGCCTACAACAAGCGCGGAACCTCTTTAGTCTACAGAAAACTGGAAGACAGGAACAGTGACTTACATTTTGCAAAGAATGAAGAACTGGGCAAACTTCTGGAACTGAATATCAAGAATTCAGAAAACCAGGAAATCCCTGTCAATACAATTTCAGATGAGAATTTTTTTCTTCCTCTGAATAAGGCATTAAAGCCTGGTGAAAGCATCACTTTGCAGCTTCAGTACAAGATGTTGCTTCCCGATAAAAGATTTACGGGATACGGAACATCTGTTCAGAATACTGCATTAAAATACTTCTTTATTGTTCCGGATCATTTTGATCCGGACAATATTTCCCAAAGAAATTATCATGACATTGAAGAACCTGTAAGTTTCAACACCTATTGGACTGTCAATTTTGATATTCCAGTCAATAATTTTATTGAAGGAAACCTGCCTCAGATACAAATGAATTCTTTTAAAGGGTATCTGGATTCTGATCCCGAATTTTTAATTTCCCAAGGTGCCTATCCTACTATAAATGTTAGTGTTGATGGTTCTAATACAGAAATTAAATTTGGGTATAACCTTAAACCTGAGGAGAAGCAAAATCTTGAATTTTATCTCCCTCTTCATTTAAAATTTCTCAAGGAAAAAATTGGGATTCTTCCGGAAAGTATCTTCATTTCTGATAAATTTAGAGCTAAGGAAGACTTTTTCGGGAACAATGACATTACTTTCTGGAAATTCAGATTTCAGCTGTTTACCGATGCCGAAAAAACAGATCTTGATTATTTTGGAATCGTTACCAAAAAGATTCTTGACGAGAATATTATTGCCGATAAGCAGAAAGACCATTGGTTTAAGAATGGTTTAAAATCATATATTGAAATTCAATACCTTAAGAAATTCTACAAGGACACAAAGCTTTTAGGGACATTACCTGAGACAAAGTTGTTTGGTCTTAAGCCTTTAAAATTATTTCATGCTTCAAAGGTTAAGCTTCTGGACCGATACGGATTAGCCTATCAATATATCATGCTTCAAAATCTGGATCAGAAAATTGATGAAGACTTTGGAGTATTGAGTAATTTTAATGATACTGCTATCAGTAGTTTTGAGACTGGAAGTCTGTTCAATTTTTCTGCGGATAAGTTAGGAGAATATACATTCAATGATCTTGTAAAAAATTATATTTCACAAAATTCAGGAAAGAAGATCAATCCGGAAGATTTTTTGAAAGACCTGTCTAAAAAAGATAAAACAACAGATTATCTTACAGGCTTTTTTAAACAGAAAAACAGGGTTAATTTCAAACTGAAGCATATTAAAAAGGAAAATGACTCCCTACAAATAAAAATAGCTAAAAATACGGATGTTCCCATTCCTGTAAAAATGGAAACAGAAACCAGGGAGGGAGAAAAAAAAGCATATTGGATAGAAACTGCAGAAAATGAAAGAATCAAGGACTTTCCACTTCCTGCATCGGACAATATCTATAAAATCACCTTAAACAACGGCTATATATTCCCGGAATCTAATTATCGGGATAATTTTCTGTATGCCAAGGGAATATTTTCAAATACAAAGAAGATTAAGCTTAAGTTAATAAAGGATATTCCCAATCCTGAATACAACGAAATTTATATAAGCCCAAGGGTTCGTTTCAACAATACCTATGATAAATTCCTGTTGGGAGTTAATTTAAAAAATCAATCTTTTTTTGATCAAAAGTTTCTGTACTCATTTACACCAACATATAGTACAGGAACAGGAAAATTAACGGGTTCGGGCGCAGTCTCCTATTCTTTTCTGCCTGCTGAAAGTATTTTCCGAAGCCTTACGTTTGGAGTCTCCGGTTCTTATTTCCATTATGACTATAATCTAGCCTACAGAAAGGGGTCTGCATTTTCAACAATAAGCTTTAGAAAAAACCCAAGAAGTACAGTGAGCAGAAGTCTTGGTTTTTCATATAATTATTTTGAAAGAGATTTAAGCCCTGTTATGATTGCCAATGATGATTATAAAAAATACAATCTTTGGAGTGTTGGGTACGGATATAGTGACAATCAGATGATTCATGAAAAAAGTTTGAGTCTGAGTGCGCAGGGAATGGAAGATTTCAATAAAATTACTGCTGAAGGATTTTACAGATGGGAATTTGCTCCTAAACAAAAATTAAGTCTTCGTTTATTTGCCGGATATTTTCTAAGAAATGATACCCGAAATAATCTGTTTGATTATGGTATTTCAAGGGTATCCAACTATACATTCTCCTATAATCTTTTAGGGGAAAGTGCGAGTAGCGGACTTCTTTCGCAACAGTTTATTCTGGCAGACGGAGGTTTTAAATCATTTATTCCCGGTACAGTTAATCAATGGATCACCTCTGCCAATGTAGATTCCAGTGTTTGGAAAATCTTTCATGTGTATGCTGATGCAGGAATATATAAAAATAAGGATATGCCTGCTAAATTTATATGGGACACGGGAGTCAAGGTAAGAATCATTCCGGATTTCCTTGAGGTTTATTTCCCGATACAGTCTTCATTGGGCTTTGAGCCTGCATTCAAGGATTATGCAAAGCGAATCAGGTATACATTGATTCTTAATCTCGGATCCATCATCAATGCAGCAAGAAGAGGATGGTATTAA
- a CDS encoding lamin tail domain-containing protein — MKKIFTIVGLLLVTASANAQIVINEIYGGNASSGAILKNNYIVLKNIGTTLVSLTGASIQYAPAIGAFTQYHTLPDLTLGPEETYLIQEAAIEGGTENLPTPDFIATTITNFDGTPNKTVGIRISSVSGKIALAGNIVQVADPASSNVLDFVGYGSNADQFKGDGPAPSPTSTVAIKRNLESHSDNMEDFSLAGAAKSGFVQNPFVKDGRIVFGMEIKDVKLYDTFRQVVKTSPTKFALNLDITDLPKGTYIVTGTINNAPISQKIIKD; from the coding sequence ATGAAAAAAATCTTTACTATTGTTGGATTATTATTGGTGACAGCATCAGCAAATGCTCAGATTGTGATCAATGAGATCTATGGTGGGAATGCTAGTTCAGGAGCCATTTTAAAAAATAATTATATTGTCCTTAAAAATATAGGAACAACATTGGTTTCCTTAACAGGGGCCAGTATACAGTATGCCCCGGCAATAGGTGCTTTTACTCAGTATCATACATTACCGGACCTAACTTTGGGACCTGAGGAGACGTATCTTATTCAGGAAGCTGCTATTGAAGGGGGAACCGAAAACTTACCAACACCGGATTTTATTGCAACTACCATTACAAATTTTGATGGAACTCCCAATAAAACTGTAGGGATCAGGATATCAAGCGTGTCCGGGAAAATTGCATTGGCAGGAAATATAGTACAAGTTGCAGATCCTGCTTCTTCCAATGTTCTAGATTTTGTTGGGTATGGATCAAATGCAGATCAATTCAAAGGGGATGGGCCGGCTCCGTCTCCAACATCAACGGTGGCCATCAAAAGAAATCTGGAGAGTCATAGCGATAATATGGAGGACTTTTCCCTTGCAGGTGCTGCAAAATCTGGCTTTGTTCAGAATCCATTTGTAAAAGATGGCAGGATTGTTTTCGGAATGGAGATTAAAGATGTGAAACTCTATGATACATTTAGACAGGTCGTTAAAACATCTCCTACAAAATTTGCCTTAAATCTGGATATTACAGATCTTCCTAAGGGAACTTATATTGTAACAGGAACCATTAACAATGCTCCCATTTCACAAAAGATTATAAAAGATTAG
- a CDS encoding lamin tail domain-containing protein — protein MKKIFTILGIVSIAASMNAQIVINEVYGGGGNSGATLKNDFVELINRGSSPVTLNGAYIQYASTGGAFGASGSVTNPLNNKLALPSITLNPGQKYLIQMAAGNGGTQNLPTPDFAPNGTSFPDQPLALSGTGGKVALTSDSTSPTAANGSNVIDFVGWGSGTVSLFEGAGAAPATTTTTSISRTNGIDTNNNNADFTAGTPTPENSGSGSLAVTEINKSKTASFVKNAFVKNNEITFGADAKDVKVFNMNGQVVKTASAKQNESVSVAELAKGNYIVTGTVNNQPVSQKILKD, from the coding sequence ATGAAAAAGATCTTTACTATTTTAGGAATCGTTTCCATTGCAGCATCTATGAATGCTCAAATCGTAATTAATGAAGTGTACGGAGGTGGTGGAAATTCTGGGGCAACATTAAAGAATGATTTTGTTGAATTAATTAATAGAGGTTCTTCTCCAGTAACACTTAATGGAGCTTATATACAATATGCTTCTACAGGTGGGGCTTTTGGTGCAAGTGGAAGCGTTACAAATCCACTTAATAATAAATTAGCATTACCTTCAATTACATTAAATCCAGGGCAGAAATATTTGATTCAGATGGCTGCTGGAAATGGAGGAACTCAAAATTTACCAACTCCTGACTTTGCACCTAATGGAACGAGCTTTCCTGATCAGCCTTTGGCTCTATCCGGAACCGGAGGTAAAGTTGCTTTAACTAGCGATAGTACTTCTCCTACTGCTGCAAATGGTTCAAATGTTATTGATTTCGTTGGTTGGGGAAGTGGTACTGTAAGTTTATTTGAAGGTGCCGGAGCTGCTCCAGCAACTACTACTACAACTTCTATATCTAGAACTAATGGAATTGATACTAATAATAATAATGCAGATTTTACTGCAGGTACGCCAACTCCAGAAAATTCAGGTTCAGGAAGTCTTGCTGTTACAGAAATCAACAAATCAAAAACTGCAAGCTTTGTTAAAAATGCTTTCGTGAAAAATAACGAAATTACTTTCGGAGCTGATGCTAAGGATGTAAAAGTATTCAACATGAACGGACAGGTTGTGAAAACAGCTTCTGCAAAACAAAACGAATCTGTAAGTGTTGCTGAATTGGCAAAAGGAAACTACATTGTAACAGGTACAGTAAACAATCAGCCAGTATCTCAAAAAATCTTAAAAGACTAA